The bacterium DNA segment TGGAGAGCAGGAGTCCCTTTCCGCGCACCGAACCCCAGCGTCGCGGGGGAGAGGCTGGATTCGCATGCTTGTGGGCGCGCCGGTGGTGCGCCCGAGGGCGTCCGCGCGGTGGCGGTCCTGCGTACCCTCCGTTTACCGCAGACCTGTCGCGCGGAGGAATGGCCGGCGTGGGAAACCCTCCCGTTCGATCCAAGCGAGCGCCCCGACGTGCATCACCAACCGGGCCAGACAAAGCGTTGGCGTTCCTTGCGCGGCTCGCATCCGAGTTCACGATGGTGCTCAGCCTGCCGGACCTGCTGGAGCACGTCCTGCGGGTGCTGCGGGAGGACACCGGTTTTGACTCTTGCGCGATCGCGCTGCTCGGCGACGACGCGTCGCATCAGTTCGTCATCCGCGCGGCGTCGGGGCTTCAACGGATCTACCTCGGGTTCGTCGTTCCCTCTGACAAGGGCGTGTACGGCGAGGTCTACGCGTCGGGCGCCCCCCGCCGTGTCGCGGACGTGCACGGGGAGGCGCGGACGTTCCACCATGGGCCGATCGTCCGGTCCGGCATCTACACACCGTTGACCGTGCGCGCTCGCACGATCGGCGTGCTGAGCGCGCATCGCCGAGAGCCCGACGCCTTCACCGACGCCGACCTCAACCTGCTTACGGTGGTGGCCCGGTACCTCGCGGGAGCGATCGAAGTCGCGAACCTGCACGAGCAATTGAAGGCGCTCGCGGCGACGGACGCGCTGACCGGGCTTGCCAACCGGCGCTTGTTCCTCGATCGTCTGACGCTGGAGATCAAGCGAGTGCGCCGCACCGGCGGGAGCCTGGTC contains these protein-coding regions:
- a CDS encoding sensor domain-containing diguanylate cyclase, coding for MVLSLPDLLEHVLRVLREDTGFDSCAIALLGDDASHQFVIRAASGLQRIYLGFVVPSDKGVYGEVYASGAPRRVADVHGEARTFHHGPIVRSGIYTPLTVRARTIGVLSAHRREPDAFTDADLNLLTVVARYLAGAIEVANLHEQLKALAATDALTGLANRRLFLDRLTLEIKRVRRTGGSLVVAILDLNGFKRVNDTMGHAAGDRTLVTVALHLSKQIRATDLVARFGGDEFMLLLPNTTHTQAERVLDRLGAAAISVPDETGGRIPLGFSWGIAAWPDDGDDPETLIGEADARLYVMKQRL